In Ahaetulla prasina isolate Xishuangbanna chromosome 5, ASM2864084v1, whole genome shotgun sequence, the following are encoded in one genomic region:
- the LOC131199931 gene encoding trefoil factor 3-like, with protein sequence MNCKWLWFLAIALIFGFSSLTDARIPIRPRPPPRKPPRKGGNCNVPPRSRRDCGYPGISKKTCLSRGCCFDSRYRNAKWCFYRKSCIVNFLLYLTVPEQCQVQPNARVNCGYPYISAQECYNRGCCFDSSVVGVIWCFFPRHEPECSI encoded by the exons ATGAACTGCAAATGGCTCTGGTTCCTGGCCATTGCTCTGATATTTGGATTCAGTTCTCTGACAGATGCTAGAATACCCATTAGACCTAGACCACCACCACGTAAACCACCacgtaaag GTGGGAATTGCAATGTACCTCCAAGAAGTAGAAGAGATTGTGGATATCCTGGAATATCAAAGAAAACATGTTTAAGTAGAGGATGTTGTTTTGATAGCAGGTACCGGAATGCAAAATGGTGTTTTTATCGCAA ATCTTGCATAGTTAACTTCTT ACTGTATTTAACAGTTCCAGAACAATGCCAAGTGCAACCAAATGCCAGAGTGAATTGTGGCTACCCCTACATCAGTGCTCAGGAATGCTACAATAGAGGATGCTGTTTTGATTCAAGTGTTGTTGGAGTCATCTGGTGTTTCTTTCCACGACATGAACCAG AATGCTCCATCTAA
- the LOC131200081 gene encoding trefoil factor 2-like: MMLAFIVVAKKIICYTLLILDNQEFCLLTAKCRCDVDPYKRSNCGPPGITPQKCKNSGCCFNSTVPGVPWCFKPAPPKSKCQCDVDPYKRSNCGPPGITPQKCENSGCCFNSTVPGVPWCFKPAPPKYRKMCPTDVAFRKNCGYPGISAIECAMRKCCFKSKPPGVPWCFFPINVEEEC, translated from the exons ATGATGCTGGCTTTCATAGTGGTAGCTAAAAAAATCATTTGCTATACATTGTTAATATTGGATAACCAGGAGTTTTGTCTTTTGACAGCAAAATGCCGATGTGACGTTGATCCCTACAAACGATCCAACTGTGGACCTCCTGGGATCACTCCCCAGAAATGCAAAAATTCAGGATGTTGCTTCAATTCAACAGTGCCAGGAGTCCCTTGGTGCTTCAAACCAGCCCCTCCAAAAT CAAAATGCCAATGTGACGTTGATCCCTACAAACGATCCAACTGTGGACCTCCTGGGATCACTCCCCAGAAATGTGAAAATTCAGGATGTTGCTTCAATTCAACAGTGCCAGGAGTCCCTTGGTGCTTCAAACCAGCCCCTCCAAAAT ATAGAAAGATGTGTCCTACAGATGTGGCATTCCGGAAGAACTGTGGCTACCCAGGAATCTCTGCCATTGAATGTGCAATGAGAAAGTGCTGTTTTAAGAGCAAACCACCTGGTGTCCCATGGTGCTTTTTTCCTATCAATGTGGAAGAGG agtGTTAA